In bacterium, the genomic window TGAGCGCGGCCCTTAAGCATTTGGCGTCGGCTTCGGCGTCTGGAAAACCGGCGAGCCAGACGTGCTTCTTTCCCTGGTGCCGACATTGTTTCAACGTGTAGCGACTGCCCGGACTCAAGGGAGCGCGAGCGAAGACCGCGGTCAGGTCGGATTCGTCGATGTTTTGGATCGTCCGGGGCTGGTATGCAGAGGCAGGGTGTTCTCTTAGTTGGTAGCGGCTCGGTACAATCCCATCTTCAGCCCGGCGGCCTTTGGGACACCAGCCTCCGATGGGGATCTGATTGGCCAGAGCGAAATCCAGTCCTGCTCGGTCGGCGCCCGTTTGGCCGCCGGCGATAATCTTGCGAATCGCAGTCATCCGTTTTCGCAGTGGAGATTTCTCACGGATGGAACCGCACCGTCTCCAGGAGTTGGGCCGCGCTCAAAGAGAGGCTGTTCGTTTGGACAGATCATGTCCCTCCACTCATCTGGAAGACGAAGCGCCGTGTCCGCGACATGTCCGAGCTTCCGGAGGCGACAGCCACACGAATATAGGTCTCCAGTCGGGGTGACAAACGGGCCGTCGCACACGCATTGCCTGAACGGATGATTTCCCCAGCGCTTGGCCCGGCCGGCTGGCACAATCAAGCCCAGCGTATTGATCCTCCGATAATCCCCGGTTGTTTGGAAGGTTCGAAGGCGCGGAATACTTGGGGATCAATAGGGTCGTGGAATTCGTCCCGTGAAACACTGGCACAAATCACGCCGACTTTGGCGAGCGCGGCCAATTCGAGAGCGACAGCGGTCCGGCTGCCGTTGGTGACCAAGCCGACTGCTGGCATCCCCAATTCGTAGGTCAGGGCTGCCTTCGCTCGTATGGACCTCCACAGAAAATCCATGAAGAGAGGATGCAGCGTCGGTTCACCGCCACCCAAGGTGATGGGAGTTTCTTCTCGCTCGGAGAGTTCGAGCACCCGACGAAATATTGCGGCGTCCATGTCCGGGCCGCGTTCACCGCAACTGAAGCTGCAGTGATTGCAGCTCATGTTGCAGCGTTTGGTGATCTGGATGTAGAGGCTCATACGGACCTGAATGTGCCTGGTTTACGGATCGGAACAGCGGTGCCCGTGGACGAGCCGATTTCGGTAGAGGGTTAATGTCTCAACAGGTGCGCCATTCAACAGCTCGAGGCATCTCTGGCCGGCCACTCTCGTCATAGCCATAGTGAAGCGCATCCACCATGACACTCTTTCCTGCGCGGAACGCTTCCACCAATTGCCTGCGTTCGTCCTGCGTGAGTCCGCTGCCGCACTGAAAGTCAGGCTGACCGTGCGTCCCCAGCACCATCACAAGGCGTGCGGGTTCCGCGCAGGCGAGCCGTTGCAGAACGAAACTTTCCCTGCGAACCGGCTTCACCTTCCAGGCGGCTCCCCGAGCTTTGTTTTGACCCCCGATCTTGCACAATGAAGAGGCATCGGCGTCCCAGAAAACGAATCCCTCACAGCCGATGTGGTTGCTCTCTGCAACTGCCGCTTCGGCTTCGCTCAGGTTTTGGTAAGGCGCGGCAGCCACGCGCATCGGTGAGGGTATAATTTGGTAACGCTCTTCGTAGGGCCGGTGGTGAAGAGATCGCCCTGCGGAGGTGAGCAAGTCGAACGAGAGGAACTTTGCCTTGGGCGGAGTCTCTCCAATCCGGTTGCGATGCCAGGTGTACCAACTCTGGAAGGCCCCGAGGTCTTCAATGCCGGCGCCCGGAATGAAAAGTTCACCGAGGAAAATCGTGCCGGGAGTGGCCTCGTTCAACGCGCTCTTCCATTCCCCCTCTTCAAACCACGTGCTTGCGCCCAGACTCGTCAGATAAATGTTGGACGAGGTGTAGAATTCCACGTCGCCAGGCGATTTCACGACGGCTGCGGCAAAATTGCCGTTGTATTTGCGGCTGGCCACGATGCGCGGGTTGCGCTGGAGATCGATGGGCCGGATTTCGCGGATCGGTTTGCTCGGAAGAAAACGGCGGGCTCGGATCGCTGCTACTATTTCCTCGAAGCTCATGCTCGCTTGCATAATTGGTCGAAGACTTTTTCGGTTCACCTGGACATTGAATTCAGAACAGCGTTGGAGCTTTCGGAATCTCCTTCAGGCGCAGGTTGAGGCGCCATCATCAAGCGGGATATTGAACGCGCTTTGGCCTTCATCCCAATTGAACCGCATCATTTGTCCGGTATCTACCGCGACTCCCATAAACAATCCGTCGCCACCTGTAGCTCGGACCTCGACCGGAACTCCCGCGACTGTCAGTCTTTTCCATTCCTGACCGCAGAGCGGGATCTCGGGACGAAGATGTTCTGGGAGCACGTTGACGGGATCGGCATGCGCAATCCCATTAACGACGCACACAACCGGACAGGCTGACTCCCGGGTTTTGAAGAGCAGGGCGTTGGGCGGCGGATCAATTGGGAACGCGTGCGCAGGTCGTTTGAACGAGTAACAGCTTCTGGGAATCTCGACTCGGAGGCCGGCCCTTTCCGCAATCGGCTTGTGCTCGTGATGAATGAACCAGTGATCGTCTTCGTGCCAGGCGAATCGGCCGAGCCATGTTTTCGGAAGACCCTTGCCTGTGATTTTCAGCCAGCCCAGAACTGCGGCGAGGTATTCCGGGTGAACGGATCCTTCAACAGGACTCAAGCGGGGATCGATGCCCTCTTCATCGGCAACCTCGCACACAATTTCCACCGCGGCGCAGATGTGGTCGGGAATTCCCATCTCGGCCAACCGTTCGCCGACGATCACCGAGCCACTGTAATGGTAACAGTCACAGTATCGGTGCAGGGCCTCGCACACCGCGATGCCAGCCTCTCTCAGTGCGCGTTCGAATTCGGTCTTTCTTTCCCCTGACGGCGCGGGAGGAAGGGTGCTTTCCAGAGTTTTGCGGGTAGCAGTTCGCATGATGTGAAACGAGGGCTGGAATCAGAAGGAGTCGATGGTGGCCGTGGAGCGTTCCTGTCGTCCAGATTCGGGTTCGTCCTGCGGGCTCGTCGCTGAGAACCCGGCATCTCTCACCTGAGCAACCAAGGAAGCGACCAGGCTCTGGTACGCGTGGAAGCGCTCAAGAAGTTTCTCGCTGCTGCGGCCTGACCAGTAGCCGCCGTCGTCGGAAACAGTTTCGACTAGTCCTGAAGAGTATCCGATGTCCAATGCCTTGATCAGGCAACCGTGGGCTTCAAGGAAATTCGCCGGGCCGCCGTACTGTGCGCATCCGGCGTACTGGGTCTTGCAATCCCAACTTCCCGTCCAAAGTTCCGACTCCTCGTTCCGCAGTCGCATGCGCGCGATTTCGCTTCCCGGCCCAGGCAGGAGATCAAACCAAACCTGTTTATCCGTGACGGCCAATTCGGAAATGTTACAGCCGGGCAAATGCCGTTTGAGCTGCGCTTGCCAGTCGCTCATGCGCTGCCCGATTTCCTCCGAACGGCCGCTGGCAGCGAGTTGATAGCAGATGCTCAGACCCATTCGTCCTCAGTTTGTTTTGCGCGAAGCGATCGGTCCGACTCGTACGGCTCGAACCGAGCGGTAGCAAGACTGGTGTCGGCCATCATAGGGATGCTGTGCCAGGATCATTATAGCGGCGCCGTCGCTGCGACTTGGATTTCGAGAGAATGGTAGAAGTGATATTTGGCAATGCGTTGAGCGCCTTCAGCCGTTCGGGCAAGGACGCGCCACGTTTCCCTCCGTGCCGGTCTGAAAACGACGTTGAAACAAGGCGTTCGCAGAACTCGGACAAGGAATTCCTCTTGCGGTGGTTCAATGTGCGGTGCGCGGATCGTTGACATGGTGAATTTGTCAGCTCTTGCCCGTTTACGATCCCGTGCAACCCGAGTGATGCTTCACGCTGTATTTAGTTTAGCGTGCGAGCAGGTGTGAAGTTCCTCTTGTCCGCCGGTATTCGGCGCAAGCGTGTTTCCGTCCTCGGACGATCCCCGCACTTCTCCGCCCTCACGCAGATTGGAGATGTTCGACTGATACCTTGCGCCTTTTCGTCAGGAGGTCGTAGATGATCTCGATCAGGCCTCTTTGCAACTCGAGGGACATGTCGCCAGCGCCGGTTCGGAGATGCATGTACTCCTCGATGAGAGCTTTGGCTATTACAGGAACATCCTGGTCCAACAGATCTTCAAGCACCTGGATGCGTTGGTTGGCTGGATCGGCCAGGGCCCGGCACTCGATCTTATCATCCTGGTGAATCTTTTGCACGACCTCTACTCGCACGTCGACCGGTTGAATTTTGCGCACCAACCGCATGGCGAGCTTCAGTTTCTCACGTCGCGCGAAATCGGTGGTCTTCACTTTGCGCAGACGCTGTTGGAGAGTGGGCAGGCACGCCTGAAGCGATTTGATTTCGGAATACCCGCCGAGAATGCCGCCCACACGGTAAGGAACCATGGCGGGTTTGAATCCGGCGGCGCGGGCGTAATAAGCCGCCGGATCGTTGTCAGCGAGTGAGTGCGTATGGAACGCGGCGTTGATTCCAAACTTCTGGCGAAAGACCTCCTCCATGCGCTTGAGGTCGAACCCATCCGGTCCTCCCCACGATTTGCGGTCGGCACAGATGTGGTGATATACCCCATCATACAGGAATTGAACGTCCTCTTTCTGATCCAAATCGAACGCGTCTTCGTAAATTGCGGGTGCCAGCGCATTGAATCCTGCGACAATGGCGATTTGTTCGAAGACGGAGTGAAGGTCTCCATTGCGGAGTTGTCGGTCCTCCGAGAGCTGGCTGCGTTTGAGGAAAGTGGTCACGTCATACGAATATTTCCACTTGCCGCGGGCGCTGAAGATAAGAAACCCGTGATAGTAGAGGCCTTTCAATTCCGGGTGTCCACCTCCAATGAGGTGCGGATAACGGGGCTGCATCCAGCGGTCTTTGTCAGCCCAAGCTTGCTCCAGTTCCGGGGTGAGGGGGATTTGCAGGCTGGTTCCGGTTGTTTCCGCGAGCGTTTCCGCTGACACGATTTCGTAGGTTCCACCCTCGTCGATGGCGTTCTGCAGCATCTCGCGCAGGATGAACCAAGGTTCGGTCCAGGTGTCGGCGCCGGCCTGTGTGGTGATGTGCGCCTCCCAGACCTGCTCGCTCTCCAAACTCCGAAGCCGGATCATCTGGTGATCCACGTCACGGATCTTCGCGGTGAACGTTTCACTGCGGACGTGGTAATCGGAACTGCGTGCCTGCAGGTGACTGCCTAATCGGTGGAGGTAGGCCAGAGTGAACTTCAGCCCGCTTCCTTTGTGCCCGATTTTCTCGGAGTTCGCCTTGGTCGTCATCCCCAGCGTGACGATTTCACGGAGATCGAGGCGCGTGGGGGTGGTGATACGAAGAAATCGCATGGGGTTGGACTGCGGGTTACGGTTGGTATCTCATTTCAGTGAGTTGTTTGCCGCGCTTCTGGCACGCCACTGATTCGAAGTTCTTTGCCGTAATCGCCAGCCGCTTTTTAGGTCGCATATCAGCACACCTCGCAGTACTCCATGGCCGTTGCCAAAAGGTTGGCGTAATCACCACTCATCGATTTCCGCCGATATCCGCTGATGGTCTCGGCTGAAGCGCCCGCCTTGCGCAGCGCCTCGCAAACGGTGCCCATGACAG contains:
- a CDS encoding putative molybdenum carrier protein, whose product is MTAIRKIIAGGQTGADRAGLDFALANQIPIGGWCPKGRRAEDGIVPSRYQLREHPASAYQPRTIQNIDESDLTAVFARAPLSPGSRYTLKQCRHQGKKHVWLAGFPDAEADAKCLRAALSQFDGILNIAGSRESKCPGNYEHVLRVLRLATAELTSVRNQEPSQPDRK
- a CDS encoding radical SAM protein, producing MSLYIQITKRCNMSCNHCSFSCGERGPDMDAAIFRRVLELSEREETPITLGGGEPTLHPLFMDFLWRSIRAKAALTYELGMPAVGLVTNGSRTAVALELAALAKVGVICASVSRDEFHDPIDPQVFRAFEPSKQPGIIGGSIRWA